ATGAAGAATTGGTTTTTAGAACAAGATGTTAAAATTCCCATAATTGTACTCGGAATATTTGACTATATCTTAAATAAAGGATTACCTGATCAAAACAATGATGTTACAGGAGAAAAGATACACGAAGTAGTATATGCAGGAGGTTTTGGAGAAGGTAAAAATTCATATATCTATGATATTGACCTACTCGAAAGAAAAAATTTCAGAATGAATCTGTATGGTATGGGATTTGATTATCAAAAACTCAAAACCAAAAAAGAAACATCTGTGCTTACTTATGAAGGAGCATTCCCTTCTGATGTGGTTGCTTATCATATCAAGGGATCTTTTGGATTAGTATGGGATGGCATCTCTACAGAAGAATGTAGTGGTCAATACGGACAGTATTTAAAATACAATAACCCTCATAAAACTTCATTGTATATTTTATGTGGATTACCTGTGATTGTATGGGACAAAGCTGCCATTAGTGCTTTTATAACAGGTAACAATATTGGTTTTACAGTTTCTAATTTAGATGAATTAAGCAATAAATTAGAAAGCTTATCATTAGAAGACTATAAAAAAATGAAAACTAATGTAGACCTGGTTAGAACAAAAATTATTTCTGGTGGATATTTAAATGACGCTATTAATCATGCACTGAAAATAACATAACCTAGCAAAAAAATAAGTAGTTTTATAAGCACATTTCATAAACACACACATAGATACCCCCTTTTATGAGAAAAATTATAGTTTTTATTGTACTCGGCTTTTCTTTTTGCTATGGACAAAAGAACCTTCCAAAAGACTATTTTATTCGTCCTCTGGATATTCCTACTGTAGTTTCGGGAACATTTGGCGAGTTAAGATCTAACCATTTTCATTCTGGATTAGATATGAAAACTAAGGGCGAAGAAGGATTAAATGTATATGCTACAGCATCTGGTCGAGTAACTAGGATAAAAGTTTCGCATGGTGGATATGGTAAAGCACTATATATTGCACATCCTAATGGATATACAAGTGTATATGCACATTTAAAAAAATTCTCTCCAGAAATTGAAGCTTTTGTAAAAGAAAGACAGTACGCAAAGGAATCTTATGAAATAGAGCTTTTTCCAAAATCAGGTTCGTTAACAGTAAAGCAGGGTGATGTTATAGCATATAGTGGTAATACCGGAGGAAGTTCTGGGCCTCATCTTCATTTTGAAATTAGAGATTCGAGATCCAGACCAATGAATCCAATGAATTTTGGTATGGAAGTAAAAGATACCAGAAAACCAATCATAAATAGTCTTTGGGCCTATAGTTTGGATAAAGACGCACATATTAACGGTGCGCAAAAACCAGTTAGATTAAAGCTTACACCTCTAGAAGATGGTAGTTTTAAGGCAGAAAACCTGAGTGCATATGGTAAAATCGGTTTCGGCGTAGCTACCATAGACAAACAAGATTTAGCCGAGAATAATAACGGTGTATATGAAATAACTACTCTAATTAATGGTCAGGAAAATTTAAAAATAGAAATGAATCGCTTTTCTTTTGCCGAAACACGATATGCAAATCGGATTATTGATTACTCTTATTTTAAAGAATATAGAAGTAGAATAACAAAACTCTTTGTTGAAAAAAACAATCCGTTAACCGTTTTTAAAAAGAAAATAAATAATGGTATTGTTAATATTGAAGATAGTCTTTCTTATAACTATACCATTCATATCAAAGATTTTAAAAACAACACCTCTACAATTACTATTCCTGTACAAGGAAAAAATGTAGAAACGATCACAAAAGCAGATATTCCTAAAACATCAGAATACGCTAAAGCAACCGAAAATTATACGTATAGCTCTGGTTTTTTTGACCTTTTCATCCCTAAAGGTGCGTTATATGAAAATACCTATCTTGACATATCAGTTAGTGGAGAAAAAATCAAAATCCACAATAACAGAACTCCATTACATAAAAATATGACTCTGGTTTTTGATGTATCAAGATATAGTGAAGAAGATAAGAAAAAGCTGTATATAGGCCGTATAAATGGCTCTAAAACACCATCATACTCTAGAACATCAAAGAAAGGTAATCGGTTCTCTACCAGAACACGTACTTTTGGAACATACTCCTTATTTACCGATAACCAGAAGCCTACAATAATACCTATTAATGTTTCTAGCAAAAAATGGATATCAAAGGCCACACATCTAAAAGTAAAAATCAATGATTCTGAATCTGGAATAAAAAGTTATCGAGGTACTATAAATGGAAAATTTATTTTATTGGAGTATGATTATAAGACCGGAATGTTAATCTATGATTTTAATGATAAAAATCATGTGGACTCAGAAAATAATTTTAAACTTGTTGTGTTAGATAAAGTAGGTAATCGAGCAACATTCGAAACCACATTTTTTAGAAAACCTTAAATACTCTTATTTCTTGAAACCTAATTTTTTCCCTCTTTTGATTTTACTGATTCTAATCAGTATTTCTTCTTCGGCTCAGACTGCAACGTTAAAAGGTGTTATTCTTAATGAAAACAATATCCCCATTCAAGGAGCTAACATCTCTTATAATGATTCTGGTACTCAATCTGATAAAAATGGTGTATATCAACTTAGTATACCAGCTAATCAAGAAATTACAATACACATATCTCACATTAGTTTAAAAAATATACAATTTGTAATTAATCTTGAAGAAAATCAAGAATATGAACTTAATCCAGTACTAAAAACAGATGTTGAACAAATAGGTGAAGTTATAATATCGGGTAGAGAGCGAAAAATTGTAGAAGGAATTACAACTTTAGATCCCGAAACCATTAGAACCACCCCTTCTGCCAATGCAGGTGTAGAAGGACTCCTCAAAAGTTTACCTGGAGTAAGTTCTAATAACGAATTGAGTACGCAATATTCTGTTCGTGGAGGAAATTATGATGAAAATTTGGTCTACGTAAATGAGATCGAAGTTTATCGCCCTTTTTTAGTAAGATCAGGACAACAGGAAGGGTTAAGCTTTGTAAATACGGATATGGTTCGTAATGTAGATTTTTCTGCAGGAGGGTTTCAAGCTAAATATGGAGACAAACTTTCTTCAGTTTTAGATATTACCTATAAAAGACCAACAAGACTGGGAGCAACAGTAGATTTAAGTCTCCTGGGAGGTAGTGTTTCTGCAGAAGGAATTTCTAAAAACAAAAAACTAGCTGCTATTGTTGGTGTACGGTATAGGGATAATAGTTTATTAGTAGATGCAAAAAATACTGAGACTAATTTTCAACCTAGATTTGCAGATGTACAAACGTATCTTTCTTATAATTTTTCTAGTAAATTTGAATTAGGATTCTTAAGTAATTTGGCACTTAACACCTATGATTATGAGCCATTAACAGAACAAGTAAATTTTGGAACATTACAAACAGTGCAGGCATTGACTGTTCGCTATGATGGACAAGAAAAAGACCGGTATGAAACTT
This region of Aquimarina spinulae genomic DNA includes:
- a CDS encoding M23 family metallopeptidase, which produces MRKIIVFIVLGFSFCYGQKNLPKDYFIRPLDIPTVVSGTFGELRSNHFHSGLDMKTKGEEGLNVYATASGRVTRIKVSHGGYGKALYIAHPNGYTSVYAHLKKFSPEIEAFVKERQYAKESYEIELFPKSGSLTVKQGDVIAYSGNTGGSSGPHLHFEIRDSRSRPMNPMNFGMEVKDTRKPIINSLWAYSLDKDAHINGAQKPVRLKLTPLEDGSFKAENLSAYGKIGFGVATIDKQDLAENNNGVYEITTLINGQENLKIEMNRFSFAETRYANRIIDYSYFKEYRSRITKLFVEKNNPLTVFKKKINNGIVNIEDSLSYNYTIHIKDFKNNTSTITIPVQGKNVETITKADIPKTSEYAKATENYTYSSGFFDLFIPKGALYENTYLDISVSGEKIKIHNNRTPLHKNMTLVFDVSRYSEEDKKKLYIGRINGSKTPSYSRTSKKGNRFSTRTRTFGTYSLFTDNQKPTIIPINVSSKKWISKATHLKVKINDSESGIKSYRGTINGKFILLEYDYKTGMLIYDFNDKNHVDSENNFKLVVLDKVGNRATFETTFFRKP